One window from the genome of Saimiri boliviensis isolate mSaiBol1 chromosome 2, mSaiBol1.pri, whole genome shotgun sequence encodes:
- the OR10G3 gene encoding olfactory receptor 10G3 has translation MERVNTTLLTAFILTGIPYPLRLRTFFFVFFLLIYILTQLGNMLILITIWADPRLHARPMYIFLGVLSVIDMGISSIIVPRLIMNFTWSIKPIPFGGCVAQLYFYHFLGSTQCFLYTLMAYDRYLAICQPLHYPVLMTAKLSALLAAGAWVAGSIHGALQAILTFHLPYCGPNHVDYFFCDIPAVLRLACADTAVNELVTFVDIGVVVASCFSLILLSYIQILQAILRIHTAEGRCRAFSTCGAHVTMVTVYYGPCAFIYLRPETNSPLDGAAALFPTVITPFLNPLIYTLRNQEVKLALKRMLRGPRTKSEV, from the coding sequence ATGGAAAGGGTCAACACCACACTGTTGACTGCATTTATCCTGACAGGAATTCCTTATCCACTCAGGCTAAGGACAttcttttttgtgttctttttgctgaTCTACATCCTGACTCAGCTGGGAAACATGcttattttaattactatttggGCAGACCCAAGGCTCCATGCCCGCCCCATGTACATCTTTCTTGGTGTTCTCTCGGTCATTGACATGGGCATCTCCTCCATCATCGTCCCTCGCCTCATAATGAACTTCACTTGGAGCATCAAACCCATCCCATTTGGTGGCTGTGTTGCTCAACTCTATTTCTATCACTTCCTGGGCAGCACTCAGTGCTTCCTCTACACCCTGATGGCCTATGACAGGTACCTGGCAATATGTCAGCCTCTGCACTACCCTGTGCTCATGACTGCTAAGCTGAGTGCCTTGCTTGCAGCCGGAGCCTGGGTGGCAGGATCCATCCATGGGGCTCTCCAGGCCATCCTAACCTTCCACCTGCCCTACTGTGGGCCCAATCACGTGGATTACTTCTTCTGTGACATTCCTGCAGTGTTGAGACTGGCCTGTGCTGACACAGCAGTCAACGAGCTGGTGACTTTTGTGGACATTGGGGTGGTAGTTGCCAGTTGCTTCTCCCTAATCCTCCTCTCCTACATACAAATCCTTCAAGCTATCTTGAGAATCCATACAGCTGAAGGGCGGTGCCGGGCTTTTTCAACCTGTGGAGCCCATGTAACCATGGTCACTGTGTACTACGGACCCTGTGCCTTCATCTACCTGAGGCCTGAAACCAACAGCCCCCTGGATGGGGCAGCCGCCCTATTCCCCACGGTCATCACTCCTTTCCTCAACCCCCTTATCTACACTCTACGGAACCAAGAGGTGAAGCTGGCCCTGAAAAGAATGCTCAGAGGCCCAAGAACTAAGAGTGAGGTTTGA